A part of Candidatus Saccharibacteria bacterium genomic DNA contains:
- a CDS encoding SulP family inorganic anion transporter → MRLSLTPSIFSYKKKYLKSDIIAALLVTAIAIPESLGFAVIVGLPAVTGLYSALFAPIVFGLLASTRRLVVGADSATAALIAGGAVLVAQSGTAEYAGAVTLISILTAVLLFMMAAFKLGFLADLISRPVMVGFLAGVGVQLIVTKLPEMLGISAKGDLWAHVSAVFSNLGSMNGMTVTVSILVVGIIVLTRATKIPGELGGLLLAGVFAWGFHIADYGVKLVGALPRGLPALGIPELNIGTVVSLLPAALSIALVVLAQSSAVIRSLAAEHDDRLRLNQDLFALGSANLASAMSHGFAINGSPPRSIASDLAGGHTQLVNILMGVLVGAVLLFGGDLFGYVPQAALSAVVCMIGLRLIRLQELRYIWTMHRIEFFVAMIALVVTALFGVLQGILIAVIVSLMERLSRQYRPRDEILLRDGRLSSWAQQRITNHDHEDNHPRGLLVYSFENSLFFENVMYFCSQLRRAVDEAKEPVHYVVVDAGAIDSIDYTAVEQIKQLYRQFGADGIKLGFAHVSPNLYEQFDDYGMTDLVGEENLFSTLNAAITGHTHHRHSVIERVKALNLPPDSYVVIGGAVLDALHLRNTSDIDLVVSDDTYAKFRDEKRWQQYTQDNGKRILSRDGYNLMHTWMGKSFKKLSSDAQMIDGVRCMSVEALVEIKKHLGRRKDMSDIVLLHDYQRTHRS, encoded by the coding sequence ATGCGGCTTAGCCTAACCCCTAGTATTTTTAGTTACAAAAAGAAATATCTTAAATCAGACATCATCGCGGCGCTGCTGGTAACGGCAATTGCTATTCCTGAATCACTTGGGTTCGCGGTAATCGTAGGTTTACCGGCAGTCACCGGTCTTTATAGTGCGCTTTTTGCGCCGATTGTATTTGGGCTGCTCGCCAGCACGCGCCGCCTGGTGGTTGGTGCTGATTCGGCGACAGCTGCCTTGATTGCCGGAGGTGCCGTGCTAGTGGCGCAATCGGGAACGGCAGAGTATGCGGGTGCTGTGACGCTCATCAGTATTTTGACTGCAGTGCTGCTTTTCATGATGGCCGCCTTCAAGCTAGGGTTTCTCGCCGATCTTATATCTCGCCCTGTGATGGTCGGATTTTTGGCAGGAGTCGGTGTTCAGCTTATCGTCACCAAACTGCCAGAAATGCTCGGAATTAGTGCTAAGGGTGATCTATGGGCACATGTTAGTGCGGTTTTTAGTAATCTAGGCTCGATGAACGGCATGACAGTAACCGTATCGATACTCGTGGTTGGCATTATTGTACTGACGCGCGCAACCAAGATTCCGGGAGAACTAGGCGGGTTGTTGTTAGCCGGCGTGTTTGCATGGGGATTTCATATTGCCGATTATGGCGTGAAGCTTGTCGGCGCACTTCCCCGCGGCCTGCCCGCTCTTGGAATACCCGAGCTGAATATCGGGACAGTTGTTTCGCTACTTCCCGCTGCACTGTCGATTGCCCTAGTAGTACTGGCGCAGAGTTCGGCAGTGATCCGTAGTTTGGCGGCCGAACATGATGACAGGTTGCGACTCAATCAAGACTTGTTTGCGCTCGGCTCAGCCAATCTTGCTTCGGCGATGAGTCACGGCTTTGCTATTAATGGCAGCCCACCTAGAAGTATTGCGAGCGACCTGGCTGGAGGGCACACGCAGCTTGTTAACATACTGATGGGTGTACTTGTCGGTGCAGTGCTACTATTTGGCGGTGACTTATTTGGCTATGTTCCGCAAGCTGCATTATCGGCAGTGGTGTGTATGATTGGGCTGCGGCTTATTCGACTTCAGGAGCTGCGCTATATTTGGACAATGCATAGAATTGAATTCTTTGTGGCTATGATCGCCCTTGTGGTGACGGCATTATTCGGAGTATTACAGGGTATATTGATAGCTGTGATTGTATCGCTGATGGAACGTTTAAGCCGCCAGTACCGCCCGCGTGACGAGATTTTGCTGCGTGACGGTAGACTTTCTAGCTGGGCTCAGCAGAGAATTACTAACCATGATCATGAAGATAATCACCCGCGCGGACTATTAGTGTATAGTTTCGAAAACTCGTTATTCTTTGAAAATGTAATGTATTTTTGTTCGCAGCTTCGCCGCGCTGTTGATGAAGCCAAGGAGCCTGTACACTATGTCGTAGTTGACGCGGGGGCGATCGACAGCATTGACTACACCGCAGTTGAACAAATCAAACAACTTTATCGTCAATTTGGCGCTGATGGTATTAAACTAGGCTTCGCCCACGTTTCGCCCAATCTTTATGAGCAGTTTGATGACTATGGCATGACCGATCTTGTTGGGGAGGAGAATCTCTTCTCAACTCTAAACGCTGCTATTACTGGGCACACTCATCATCGTCACTCGGTGATAGAGCGAGTAAAGGCACTCAATCTTCCCCCAGATAGCTATGTTGTCATTGGAGGAGCAGTGCTTGATGCGCTTCACCTCCGCAATACATCTGACATAGATCTTGTAGTGAGCGATGACACATATGCGAAGTTTCGAGATGAAAAGCGTTGGCAGCAATACACACAAGATAATGGCAAACGGATTTTGTCTCGTGATGGCTATAATTTAATGCATACATGGATGGGAAAGTCATTCAAAAAATTGTCGAGCGATGCCCAGATGATTGATGGGGTGCGATGTATGTCGGTCGAGGCATTGGTTGAAATAAAAAAACACCTAGGTCGGCGTAAGGACATGTCTGATATTGTATTGCTCCATGACTACCAGCGTACTCATCGATCGTAG
- a CDS encoding DUF817 domain-containing protein, protein MTTISRKQQFIAYVRQLPGGVLLTFIIRQAWAALFGGLLLSAIIVTNYVELPYLARYDWLFVIALLIQASMLLFRLEQPREVVTILIFHLVGLAMELFKTSSGIGSWSYPEENTIRLGTVPLFSGFMYAAVGSYIARAWRVLSLRFTHYPPRVWTILLGIVIYGNFFSHHYLPDVRILLFAAIGVLFWRTRVYYTLNLREHSMPILIGFLLIAFFIWIAENIGTYTHTWLYPSQSQIWHIVSFDKLGAWLLLMIISFIMIDCLNYLRTRRS, encoded by the coding sequence ATGACGACGATTAGCCGTAAGCAACAATTCATCGCTTATGTTCGCCAGCTTCCTGGCGGGGTTTTGCTGACCTTTATCATTCGCCAGGCGTGGGCGGCACTGTTTGGCGGGCTGCTTCTTAGTGCTATTATCGTCACGAATTATGTCGAGCTCCCCTACCTTGCTCGCTATGATTGGCTGTTCGTCATCGCCCTCCTCATTCAGGCTAGCATGTTGCTATTCCGGCTTGAACAGCCGCGTGAAGTGGTGACAATACTAATTTTTCATCTTGTGGGACTTGCGATGGAGCTGTTCAAGACAAGTAGTGGTATCGGATCATGGTCTTACCCTGAAGAAAACACGATACGACTTGGTACCGTGCCGTTATTTAGTGGATTTATGTATGCGGCTGTTGGTAGCTATATAGCGCGGGCGTGGCGCGTACTATCACTGCGCTTTACTCACTACCCGCCCCGGGTTTGGACGATCTTGCTGGGAATAGTGATTTATGGCAACTTCTTTAGTCATCACTATTTGCCCGACGTGAGAATACTCCTCTTTGCGGCAATCGGTGTATTGTTTTGGCGCACCCGCGTTTACTACACGCTGAATCTTCGTGAACATAGCATGCCGATACTTATCGGTTTCCTGCTTATCGCATTTTTTATATGGATCGCAGAAAATATTGGCACCTATACTCACACATGGCTCTATCCTAGCCAGTCACAGATTTGGCATATTGTCAGCTTCGATAAACTTGGCGCGTGGCTGTTACTTATGATTATAAGTTTCATTATGATCGATTGTTTAAACTATCTTCGCACCCGCCGCAGCTAA
- a CDS encoding prepilin-type N-terminal cleavage/methylation domain-containing protein: MTKRLRGFTLAELAIVIVVIGILAAIVVVNYSGAQDRAKNAQTLNAVDQWLKALEMYRARNGAFPNISSCLGANYGYNIDGTGASGIGQCRQDNVTTGVVDNAAFDSLLSKYLSGNPTPAMITTIVTNPTYWYRGAYYYVTGGNSRIDFTLTAAAGSCPAKIGGDIALSNGGYTGTNGNLLCAYIIGPTTGY; the protein is encoded by the coding sequence ATGACAAAACGCTTACGTGGTTTTACCCTTGCTGAGCTGGCTATCGTTATTGTTGTGATTGGAATTTTAGCAGCAATCGTCGTCGTGAATTATAGCGGTGCCCAAGATCGAGCTAAAAATGCTCAGACACTGAACGCAGTCGACCAATGGCTAAAAGCGCTCGAAATGTATCGAGCACGCAATGGCGCATTCCCTAATATATCGAGTTGCCTTGGTGCTAATTATGGATACAATATTGACGGCACAGGAGCATCGGGCATTGGTCAGTGTCGTCAGGACAACGTCACGACAGGCGTTGTTGATAACGCAGCGTTTGATAGCTTGCTATCGAAGTATTTATCTGGAAACCCAACACCCGCGATGATAACTACCATTGTGACTAACCCGACGTACTGGTATCGGGGTGCTTATTATTATGTGACCGGTGGTAATTCACGAATCGACTTTACGCTTACCGCAGCAGCCGGGAGTTGCCCAGCAAAAATTGGCGGTGATATAGCACTGTCAAATGGAGGCTATACCGGAACAAATGGTAACCTACTCTGTGCCTATATCATTGGTCCGACCACAGGCTACTAG
- a CDS encoding DUF937 domain-containing protein, translating to MAHNSSTPDGAASLDTALTKDHSGSLLESIESLFGGGSSNPDGGNILGHVFGDKTSVAAETVAQKTGIDAATVANILSFAAPLIMAALAKKKTTAGLDAGGVSDLLKNQTAKNGNPLMSIATAMLDKNGDGNVVDDLLGGLFTKH from the coding sequence ATGGCTCACAATAGCTCGACGCCAGATGGGGCAGCATCGCTCGATACTGCTCTTACAAAAGATCATAGCGGCTCCCTGCTTGAAAGTATCGAGAGTCTTTTTGGTGGCGGTAGCAGCAATCCAGATGGCGGCAATATTTTAGGTCATGTATTTGGTGACAAAACGTCGGTCGCGGCTGAAACGGTGGCGCAAAAAACCGGTATCGACGCGGCGACAGTCGCTAACATCCTTTCGTTTGCCGCACCGCTTATTATGGCAGCTCTTGCTAAGAAGAAAACGACGGCAGGGCTCGATGCCGGTGGCGTATCGGATCTTTTGAAAAACCAAACAGCGAAAAATGGCAATCCGCTAATGTCGATCGCGACGGCGATGCTCGACAAAAACGGCGATGGCAATGTTGTCGACGACCTGCTAGGCGGATTATTTACCAAACACTAG
- a CDS encoding DUF4332 domain-containing protein, with protein MTQITEMKGMTPKRVTAFHAVGIHTAKQLLEVGATPLGRLKLADETCLGLAEIEQYVHQADLCRICDIAPAHAHLLYHAGVTTIPKLAYRRPEALHEALRAQSPRTAPSIDELQQYIAQAKRLQKVIRH; from the coding sequence ATGACACAGATTACTGAAATGAAAGGCATGACGCCAAAACGAGTAACTGCGTTTCATGCCGTAGGTATTCACACTGCGAAGCAATTACTCGAAGTCGGTGCAACTCCGCTGGGCCGGCTTAAGCTGGCAGACGAAACCTGTCTCGGGCTGGCTGAAATTGAGCAGTACGTACACCAAGCGGACTTATGCCGGATTTGCGACATTGCCCCGGCTCATGCTCACTTACTTTATCACGCGGGTGTTACGACCATTCCAAAACTTGCCTATCGTCGTCCAGAAGCGCTACATGAAGCGCTTCGAGCGCAGTCACCACGAACGGCGCCATCGATCGATGAACTGCAGCAGTATATTGCTCAAGCAAAACGCCTACAAAAAGTAATTCGCCACTAA
- a CDS encoding phosphoketolase family protein, with amino-acid sequence MVMVYTTDCMNNNEKHSMGQYLRAVNYLTAAQIFLADNHLMTRPITFDDVKSRLLGHWGSGPGINFAYAHLSRFAKKYDHDMMFVLGPGHGFPALQANLFLEGTLTLADPTLQVNLDGIRRLCRGFSWPYGYPSHSNPETPGVILEGGELGYSLSTSYGAILDNPGLIVACLVGDGEAETGPTAGAWHLNKLVNPRKDGVVLPILHLNGYKISQPTIFGRMSNYELMTLFSGYGYEPRIVDTTNCTEGEAHDRMAETLDWAQQIIEEIKATTDTVSPRMPMIIMRTLKGWTGVKNLPNGDKIEGNCLAHQVVLNEAKTDPEELKLLNEWLGGYKFDELFSEEKGFGDFVSDILPDTLEKRMGMSRHAHGGPAVYKPLSLPPVEQFAEDATVPGTMGSSSMRRSGLYLEEVFRRNADSKNFRFMSPDETYSNKLDDIFKATSRSWQWPITSWDKDLSQDGRVMEMLSEHNMQGLMQGYVLTGRHAMFASYEAFLQVVSSMVDQYAKFLTQSRGVEWRGTIPSINYILTSSGWRQDHNGFSHQNPGFIDDLLRRQSNFSDVYFPADGNCTLVVLEKMLTSVRQINAVVAGKTVEPRWLTVDKARQQIDQGLMIWDFASDDNPDLIMAAAGDYPTKETMAAIDIIKSERPDVRIRCVNVSSLTTMGFGTLNNTADQKFFDHIFTENKPVIFNFHGYPQTVKSVLFNYAVDSTRFDVRGYKEIGSTTTPFDMHVRNETSRYDLVIAAFRQLGHDGVIPFEEAEHLAAQYKAKIDKNTEYIKANGIDLPELDAWVWPPARNLERAQEEEWHGQTN; translated from the coding sequence ATGGTTATGGTGTATACTACGGATTGTATGAACAATAACGAAAAACACTCTATGGGTCAGTACTTACGCGCGGTCAATTATTTGACAGCAGCGCAAATTTTTTTAGCAGATAACCACCTCATGACGCGTCCGATTACGTTTGATGACGTTAAAAGTCGCTTGCTGGGGCACTGGGGGAGTGGGCCGGGTATCAATTTTGCCTATGCACACCTCAGTCGTTTTGCTAAAAAATATGACCACGATATGATGTTTGTACTCGGCCCGGGACACGGTTTTCCGGCGCTGCAGGCCAATTTGTTTCTTGAAGGCACTTTAACCTTAGCTGACCCTACACTCCAGGTGAATCTCGACGGTATTCGTAGGCTATGCAGAGGTTTTAGCTGGCCGTACGGCTACCCCAGCCACTCTAACCCCGAAACTCCTGGTGTCATACTGGAGGGTGGCGAACTCGGCTACTCACTGAGTACAAGTTATGGCGCCATCCTCGACAACCCTGGGCTCATAGTCGCTTGCCTTGTTGGTGATGGAGAAGCTGAAACCGGACCCACGGCAGGTGCCTGGCACCTAAATAAGCTTGTCAATCCACGCAAAGACGGCGTAGTACTGCCGATCTTGCATCTCAATGGCTACAAAATCAGTCAACCGACAATTTTCGGACGCATGAGTAACTACGAACTCATGACACTTTTTAGCGGCTACGGGTACGAGCCTCGCATTGTTGACACAACAAACTGTACAGAGGGAGAAGCACATGACCGCATGGCTGAGACACTCGACTGGGCACAGCAAATTATCGAAGAGATAAAAGCGACGACTGACACCGTTAGTCCTCGCATGCCGATGATTATCATGCGCACCCTAAAGGGCTGGACAGGTGTCAAGAACCTACCCAATGGCGACAAGATCGAAGGCAACTGCCTCGCACACCAAGTTGTCCTCAACGAGGCCAAGACCGACCCCGAGGAGCTAAAACTTCTCAACGAGTGGCTGGGTGGCTACAAATTCGACGAACTCTTTAGCGAAGAAAAGGGCTTTGGTGATTTTGTCAGCGATATTCTGCCTGATACGCTTGAAAAGCGCATGGGGATGAGCCGTCATGCTCACGGTGGACCTGCCGTATACAAACCGCTTAGCTTGCCACCAGTAGAGCAGTTTGCCGAGGACGCTACCGTACCCGGAACGATGGGTAGCAGCAGCATGCGCCGCAGTGGATTGTATCTCGAAGAAGTTTTTCGTCGCAACGCCGACAGTAAAAACTTCCGCTTTATGAGCCCTGATGAAACCTACTCTAATAAACTTGATGATATCTTCAAAGCTACCAGCCGAAGTTGGCAATGGCCAATCACGAGCTGGGACAAAGACCTCTCTCAGGATGGGCGAGTGATGGAAATGTTGTCAGAGCACAATATGCAGGGCCTTATGCAGGGCTATGTACTCACAGGCCGCCATGCTATGTTTGCTAGCTATGAAGCCTTTTTACAGGTGGTGAGCAGTATGGTCGACCAGTACGCCAAATTCCTCACACAAAGCCGTGGCGTCGAGTGGCGTGGTACCATTCCAAGTATAAACTACATTCTAACAAGTAGCGGGTGGCGCCAAGACCACAACGGATTCAGTCACCAGAACCCCGGGTTTATCGACGACTTACTACGTCGTCAGAGTAACTTTTCAGATGTCTACTTCCCAGCAGACGGCAACTGTACGCTTGTAGTACTCGAAAAGATGCTCACCAGTGTGCGCCAAATCAATGCAGTTGTTGCTGGTAAGACTGTTGAGCCACGCTGGCTCACTGTCGACAAGGCCCGACAGCAAATTGATCAAGGTCTCATGATCTGGGACTTCGCGAGTGATGACAACCCCGACCTAATTATGGCAGCAGCAGGTGATTACCCTACCAAAGAAACAATGGCAGCAATCGATATCATCAAATCCGAAAGGCCAGATGTACGCATTCGCTGTGTGAATGTTAGTAGCCTTACAACCATGGGCTTCGGCACACTCAACAATACTGCCGATCAAAAGTTTTTCGACCACATATTTACCGAAAACAAGCCAGTCATTTTCAACTTTCACGGCTACCCGCAAACTGTTAAAAGCGTGCTATTTAACTACGCTGTCGACAGTACTCGATTTGATGTGCGCGGCTATAAAGAAATCGGGAGCACCACCACCCCCTTTGATATGCATGTCCGCAACGAGACCAGCCGTTATGACCTCGTGATTGCCGCCTTTAGACAGCTCGGTCACGATGGCGTAATCCCCTTCGAAGAGGCCGAGCATTTAGCAGCTCAGTATAAAGCAAAAATTGATAAAAATACTGAATACATCAAAGCCAATGGTATTGACCTACCTGAATTGGATGCTTGGGTGTGGCCGCCTGCACGTAACCTTGAGCGTGCTCAGGAGGAAGAGTGGCACGGTCAGACGAACTAG
- a CDS encoding acetate/propionate family kinase, with the protein MALILVANPGSSSRKYALYDDGPDLRGTMHFEIEDDRLICTLIEAGEGERRLDLDFDKLSDAATHVEQLFAREGLLKDDERITHIGLRIVAPSSYFMRDHIVTDEVVNKLEQLYELAPLHIAASLGELKFLRQSLPQATIVGVSDSAFHATKPPYAWNYGIDIHDSDRLDIKRFGYHGISVASAVDALWNKGKLPPKVVVCHLGSGSSITGVFHGRSIDTTMGYTPLEGLLMATRSGSIDAGALRALKKGLEMNDDQLEDYLHTKSGLLGIAGSGDIRSLIDREADGDHMAHLALTTLVHTIHKAIGSMVVAMNGCDLLVFTGTVGERSTVLRKRIVAHLEFMDFALDGELNEACTSPDTMTTISQAAKSRPILVIPANESLEIARRVAKTTA; encoded by the coding sequence ATGGCGCTGATTTTGGTAGCAAATCCAGGTAGTTCATCACGCAAATATGCTCTCTACGATGATGGGCCGGACTTACGTGGTACCATGCACTTTGAGATTGAAGATGATCGACTCATCTGTACGCTAATAGAAGCAGGTGAAGGTGAGCGCCGACTCGATCTCGACTTTGACAAGCTGAGTGATGCAGCGACGCATGTTGAGCAACTCTTTGCACGTGAAGGCCTGCTCAAGGACGATGAACGTATAACACACATAGGCTTGCGCATCGTGGCACCAAGCAGCTACTTCATGCGTGACCATATCGTTACAGACGAAGTCGTCAATAAGCTTGAGCAGCTCTACGAGCTGGCACCGCTGCACATCGCCGCTTCACTAGGCGAGCTCAAATTTCTGCGTCAATCACTGCCTCAGGCGACAATCGTCGGCGTGTCCGACAGTGCATTTCACGCCACCAAACCACCCTATGCCTGGAACTATGGTATCGATATCCATGATAGCGACCGGCTCGATATCAAACGATTCGGCTATCACGGTATATCGGTAGCAAGCGCCGTTGATGCGCTATGGAACAAAGGCAAGCTGCCGCCAAAAGTGGTTGTCTGCCACCTTGGTAGTGGTTCCAGCATCACCGGCGTATTCCACGGCAGGAGCATCGACACCACCATGGGCTACACGCCCCTCGAAGGCTTGCTGATGGCAACACGTAGCGGCAGTATCGACGCTGGCGCACTGCGCGCCCTGAAAAAGGGCCTAGAAATGAATGACGATCAGCTCGAAGATTACTTGCATACCAAATCCGGCCTGTTGGGCATTGCGGGGAGCGGCGATATTCGCAGCCTAATTGACAGAGAAGCCGACGGTGACCACATGGCGCACCTCGCATTGACCACTCTTGTTCACACCATTCACAAAGCTATCGGCAGTATGGTGGTCGCTATGAACGGCTGCGACTTGCTGGTATTTACTGGTACCGTAGGGGAACGCTCAACCGTGCTGCGCAAACGCATCGTCGCGCACCTTGAATTCATGGATTTTGCACTTGATGGTGAGCTCAACGAAGCCTGCACGTCACCAGATACGATGACCACCATCAGCCAAGCAGCCAAATCACGCCCCATCTTGGTCATTCCCGCCAACGAATCGCTGGAAATTGCCAGGCGCGTTGCCAAAACTACTGCATAA
- a CDS encoding divalent metal cation transporter, with amino-acid sequence MTNPYTWLHDLVGDHQQHARAAQHEKNLQHAQKHYGKFGRFIRVLGPGVVTGAADDDPSGIATYSQAGAVFGYGLLWLFPIMYPLLLAVQESCARIGAVTGDGLAAILKRHYSRKVLLIAVLLVVVANTVNIGADLAAMAATTQLLLPSIPLGFFAIFFAIVCVIMQVTVPYKQYAKILKWLAIALFAYPVTAFLVGQPWGEVLTRTVWPQVTIDKETIYIMVGILGTTISPYLFFWNTSEVVEGEVETHRIATSSGKGVPRISKAFIRSIRIDNVVGMSLASISAWFIVIACASVLHANGITKIDTAADAAAALEPLVQGFPNAGLVAKLLFSVGIIGIGLLAVPVLAGSSSYAISEALGLREGYYRKFSKAHGFYGIIALATVAGLIINFIGIDPIQALIFTAVFNAVASVPLLYMIWRVGNNRDVMGEYKNGKWSNIGVVTAFLLMAAASFVLFYSTLPR; translated from the coding sequence ATGACAAACCCCTACACCTGGCTTCATGACCTTGTCGGCGATCATCAACAACACGCCCGAGCTGCGCAGCACGAAAAGAACCTTCAGCACGCCCAAAAGCACTATGGCAAATTCGGCCGTTTCATCCGCGTGCTCGGCCCGGGTGTCGTCACTGGCGCTGCCGACGACGATCCGAGCGGAATCGCTACCTATAGCCAGGCTGGGGCTGTCTTTGGTTACGGGCTGCTGTGGCTGTTCCCAATCATGTATCCGCTGCTACTCGCGGTGCAGGAAAGCTGTGCGCGCATTGGGGCGGTGACTGGTGACGGCCTGGCAGCTATTTTAAAACGCCATTATAGCAGAAAGGTACTTTTAATTGCCGTTCTGCTTGTTGTGGTTGCGAACACAGTCAATATCGGTGCCGATCTAGCTGCAATGGCCGCGACAACCCAGCTGTTACTGCCGAGCATACCACTTGGTTTTTTTGCTATCTTCTTTGCTATCGTCTGCGTAATCATGCAGGTGACCGTCCCCTACAAACAATATGCCAAAATTCTTAAATGGCTGGCGATTGCACTGTTCGCTTACCCAGTAACCGCGTTTCTGGTCGGACAGCCATGGGGCGAAGTATTAACCCGAACTGTGTGGCCGCAAGTAACAATCGACAAAGAGACTATCTATATCATGGTTGGTATCCTTGGCACGACCATTAGCCCCTATTTGTTTTTTTGGAATACAAGCGAGGTTGTGGAGGGCGAGGTTGAAACGCATCGAATTGCCACCTCATCCGGCAAGGGCGTTCCTCGCATTAGCAAGGCATTTATTCGCAGCATTCGCATCGACAACGTAGTCGGCATGTCACTCGCGTCAATCTCGGCTTGGTTCATTGTCATCGCTTGCGCCTCAGTGCTCCATGCCAATGGTATTACCAAAATCGACACTGCCGCTGACGCTGCGGCGGCACTTGAGCCACTCGTCCAAGGCTTTCCTAACGCAGGGCTAGTCGCAAAACTACTGTTTTCTGTTGGTATCATCGGCATCGGCCTTCTTGCAGTACCAGTACTAGCAGGGTCTTCGTCATATGCAATTAGCGAAGCACTCGGCCTGCGTGAAGGGTACTACCGTAAATTTAGCAAAGCACATGGTTTTTACGGCATTATTGCACTCGCCACAGTTGCAGGTCTCATTATTAACTTCATCGGCATCGATCCTATTCAGGCGCTCATATTTACTGCAGTATTCAATGCAGTTGCTAGTGTGCCGCTGCTATATATGATCTGGCGTGTCGGCAATAACCGCGATGTAATGGGCGAGTACAAGAACGGTAAGTGGAGTAACATCGGTGTGGTTACCGCGTTTTTGTTGATGGCAGCAGCAAGCTTTGTATTATTCTATTCTACTCTGCCACGCTAA